In one window of Halomarina pelagica DNA:
- a CDS encoding metallophosphoesterase family protein has product MRVGLLSDVHANAVALAAVLADLPPVAALVCAGDVVGYGPHPAECVEALREWTPDARVADGSDGGSEPGPAEEPLVSVRGNHDRVLAAGASFGGGMAGAGLEHARNELTDEQVAWLAALPETRRAFGGRVRVAHGHPADPDRYVYPDLFSADLLGDERVLVLGHTHVQGVRRFPTGLVVNPGSVGQPRDGDPRAAYAVLDLDRERVDLRRVAYDVDAVERAVRDADLPDAIAGRLRRGR; this is encoded by the coding sequence GTGCGCGTCGGCCTCCTCTCGGACGTCCACGCGAACGCGGTCGCGCTGGCGGCGGTGCTCGCCGACCTGCCGCCCGTCGCGGCGCTGGTCTGCGCGGGGGACGTCGTCGGCTACGGGCCGCACCCCGCCGAGTGCGTCGAGGCGCTCCGCGAGTGGACGCCCGACGCGAGGGTAGCCGACGGATCGGACGGGGGATCCGAGCCGGGGCCGGCCGAGGAACCGCTCGTCTCCGTTCGGGGGAACCACGACCGGGTGCTCGCCGCGGGAGCCTCGTTCGGCGGCGGGATGGCCGGCGCGGGACTGGAACACGCGCGGAACGAGTTGACCGACGAGCAGGTGGCGTGGCTGGCGGCCCTGCCGGAGACCCGCCGGGCGTTCGGTGGTCGGGTCCGCGTCGCCCACGGGCACCCGGCGGACCCCGACCGCTACGTCTACCCCGACCTGTTCTCGGCGGACCTCCTCGGCGACGAGCGCGTGCTCGTGCTCGGTCACACGCACGTCCAGGGAGTCCGACGCTTCCCGACGGGGCTCGTCGTCAATCCGGGGAGCGTCGGCCAGCCGCGCGACGGCGACCCCAGGGCCGCCTACGCGGTGCTCGATCTCGACCGGGAGCGCGTCGACCTCCGGCGGGTCGCCTACGACGTGGACGCCGTCGAGCGCGCCGTCCGCGACGCGGACCTCCCCGACGCGATCGCCGGACGCCTCCGGAGGGGACGGTGA
- a CDS encoding IMP cyclohydrolase, translating to MYVGRFVVVGPGIGAYRVSSRSFPDRRIVEREGALTVAPTPDAPGTDNPYVSYNCLRTVGGEAVVGNGSHVDPIAEKRAMGYPARDALALSLLALDFEKDDYDTPRIAGVVAEDEAHVATVRRDALLVERVDEPTLVATYERDAPEPFALDADSAADAARAVYDADFEHAVCAAGVTVGDGVETAIVDE from the coding sequence ATGTACGTCGGCCGATTCGTCGTCGTCGGACCGGGTATCGGTGCCTACCGCGTCTCCTCTCGGTCGTTTCCCGACCGCCGGATCGTGGAGCGCGAGGGGGCGCTCACCGTCGCGCCCACGCCGGACGCGCCGGGGACGGACAACCCCTACGTCTCGTACAACTGCCTGCGGACGGTCGGCGGGGAGGCCGTCGTCGGCAACGGCTCGCACGTGGACCCGATCGCGGAGAAGCGCGCGATGGGCTACCCGGCGCGGGACGCGCTGGCGCTCTCGCTGCTCGCGCTCGACTTCGAGAAGGACGACTACGACACGCCGCGCATCGCGGGGGTCGTCGCCGAGGACGAGGCGCACGTCGCGACGGTGCGCCGCGACGCGCTCCTCGTCGAGCGCGTCGACGAGCCGACGCTCGTCGCCACGTACGAGCGGGACGCGCCGGAACCGTTCGCGCTCGACGCCGACTCCGCCGCGGACGCCGCCCGCGCCGTCTACGACGCCGACTTCGAGCACGCGGTGTGCGCCGCGGGCGTGACGGTCGGCGACGGCGTCGAGACGGCGATCGTCGACGAGTGA
- a CDS encoding alkaline phosphatase PhoX has product MPGEMNRRGALKLLATLAAAGAAGTGAVAADRDEKDGRGIEQEGATLNRFATTVTGAEITGMFVTDDGDFFFNVQHPARDNMFAQFDRGSVGAVFGLDMDRLPKDFESVQLPKSEPMAERVWTAYGRYQVLAEGGDPTDDDEPLGVPLTPDGEPLTEGTDPDFNGVIPDAEGGYYVFTNWESRPGLMSRLRVEQVGKYGPYKVTESTNVDFRDVQGTWVNCFGTVSPWGTPLSAEENYAHTDTEVWNDPEWDYVGGVENLAKYLGYEPNGEGVFAENYPNPYRYGYIVEITEPRTDDPTPVKRFTLGRSAHENAVVMPDERTVYASSDGTGKGFYKFVADEAGDLSSGTLYAARAAQEPGTDVSTVGFDLEWVELAHGDEAEIASWIAEYDDVTQADYTEGETSYVTDAAVEAWANGEADDDRVAFLETRKAAEAKGATMEFRKMEGVNIAPNAEPGDYMYMAMSAVTETMADGEGEIQLEGNEYGAVYRMKLERDYDVSRMEPIVTGGPDANICGGCPYDANPESNSKACTSCPYNPTNEDEGESGLIKGTMSMAKALAMTGMTELDTDNTIANPDNIVVMKDGRVLIGEDTDLHENNMIWVFDPGDA; this is encoded by the coding sequence ATGCCCGGAGAGATGAACCGGCGCGGTGCCCTCAAACTGCTGGCGACGCTGGCAGCGGCGGGTGCGGCCGGGACTGGTGCGGTGGCGGCGGACAGGGACGAGAAGGACGGACGCGGTATCGAACAGGAGGGTGCGACGCTCAACCGCTTCGCGACGACGGTGACCGGCGCGGAGATCACGGGGATGTTCGTCACGGACGACGGCGACTTCTTCTTCAACGTGCAGCACCCGGCCCGGGACAACATGTTCGCGCAGTTCGACCGCGGGTCCGTCGGCGCGGTCTTCGGCCTGGACATGGATCGCCTCCCGAAGGACTTCGAGAGCGTCCAGCTCCCGAAGAGCGAACCGATGGCCGAGCGCGTCTGGACGGCCTACGGGCGCTACCAGGTGCTCGCCGAGGGCGGCGACCCCACGGACGACGACGAACCGCTCGGCGTTCCGCTGACGCCGGACGGCGAACCCCTGACGGAGGGGACCGACCCCGACTTCAACGGCGTGATTCCCGACGCCGAGGGCGGCTACTACGTCTTCACGAACTGGGAGAGCCGTCCCGGGTTGATGAGCCGACTCCGCGTCGAGCAGGTGGGCAAGTACGGTCCCTACAAGGTGACCGAGTCGACGAACGTCGACTTCCGCGACGTGCAGGGGACCTGGGTGAACTGCTTCGGCACCGTCTCGCCGTGGGGCACGCCGCTCAGCGCCGAGGAGAACTACGCGCACACCGACACGGAGGTCTGGAACGACCCCGAGTGGGACTACGTCGGCGGCGTCGAGAACCTCGCGAAGTACCTCGGGTACGAGCCGAACGGGGAGGGCGTCTTCGCCGAGAACTACCCGAACCCCTACCGCTACGGCTACATCGTCGAGATCACCGAGCCCCGGACCGACGATCCGACGCCCGTCAAGCGCTTCACGCTCGGGCGGAGCGCCCACGAGAACGCCGTCGTCATGCCCGACGAGCGGACCGTCTACGCGAGTTCCGACGGCACGGGCAAGGGCTTCTACAAGTTCGTCGCCGACGAGGCGGGCGACCTCTCCTCGGGGACGCTCTACGCCGCGCGCGCGGCGCAGGAACCCGGCACCGACGTCAGCACCGTCGGTTTCGATCTCGAGTGGGTCGAACTCGCGCACGGCGACGAGGCGGAGATCGCCTCGTGGATCGCCGAGTACGACGACGTCACGCAGGCCGACTACACGGAGGGCGAGACCTCCTACGTCACCGACGCGGCGGTCGAGGCGTGGGCGAACGGCGAGGCCGACGACGACCGCGTCGCGTTCCTCGAGACGCGCAAGGCGGCCGAGGCGAAGGGAGCGACGATGGAGTTCCGCAAGATGGAGGGCGTCAACATCGCGCCGAACGCGGAGCCCGGCGACTACATGTACATGGCCATGTCGGCTGTCACCGAGACGATGGCCGACGGCGAGGGCGAGATCCAGCTCGAGGGCAACGAGTACGGCGCGGTCTACCGCATGAAGCTGGAGCGCGACTACGACGTCTCGCGGATGGAGCCGATCGTGACCGGCGGGCCGGACGCCAACATCTGCGGCGGCTGTCCCTACGACGCGAACCCCGAGTCCAACAGCAAGGCGTGCACGTCCTGCCCCTACAACCCCACGAACGAGGACGAGGGCGAGAGCGGCCTCATCAAGGGCACGATGAGCATGGCGAAGGCGCTCGCGATGACGGGGATGACCGAACTCGACACTGACAACACCATCGCCAACCCGGACAACATCGTCGTGATGAAGGACGGCCGCGTACTCATCGGCGAGGACACGGACCTCCACGAGAACAACATGATCTGGGTCTTCGACCCCGGCGACGCGTAG